From a region of the Oryzias melastigma strain HK-1 linkage group LG4, ASM292280v2, whole genome shotgun sequence genome:
- the hyi gene encoding putative hydroxypyruvate isomerase isoform X1: protein MAPLKFCANLSWLFTELPDLSRRLQAAAAAGFQAVEAAWILDSNLQELQRVKESAGVELVLLNTPPGDLKAGDLGLGAVPGREAEFRRGLEQTVDFAKALNCKRIHLMAGRIPADSSRASAAREMEAVFIQNLRYAADVLQKEEMTGLIEPINTRVTDPNYFLNSPHQAAEILEKVGRPNIQLQMDLFHWQIMDGNLTQNMQKYLPLVGHVQVAQVPGRNEPDSPGELNFHYLFSTLENLGYQGYVGCEYKPLGSTEGGLGWIKEYRARGPEPGGSGL from the exons ATGGCTCCTTTGAAGTTCTGCGCGAATTTATCGTGGCTCTTTACGGAGCTGCCGGACCTGAGCAGGCGGCTTCAGGCGGCCGCCGCCGCGGGATTCCAGGCTGTGGAGGCCGCCTGGATCCTGGACTCGAACCTGCAGGAACTGCAGAGAGTCAAAGAGTCCGCGGGCGTGGAGCTGGTGCTGCTCAACACGCCGCCAG GAGACCTGAAGGCCGGGGATCTGGGTCTGGGAGCGGTTCCCGGCAGAGAGGCGGAGTTCAGACGCGGTCTGGAGCAGACTGTGGACTTTGCTAAAGCTCTGAACTGTAAGAG GATTCACCTGATGGCAGGAAGGATTCCTGCCGACTCCTCCAGAGCGTCCGCTGCCCGGGAGATGGAGGCCGTCTTCATTCAGAACCTCAGATACGCCGCCGACGTCCTGCAGAAG GAGGAGATGACCGGACTGATCGAGCCCATCAACACAAGAGTCACAGACCCCAATTATTTCCTGAACTCCCCCCACCAGG CGGCAGAGATCCTGGAGAAGGTTGGCCGGCCCAACATTCAGCTGCAGATG GACCTCTTTCACTGGCAGATCATGGATGGAAACCTGACTCAGAACATGCAGAAGTACTTACCTCTAGTTG GTCACGTTCAGGTGGCGCAGGTTCCCGGCAGGAACGAGCCAGACAGTCCAGGAGAACTGAACTTCCACTACCTGTTCAGCACGCTGGAGAACCTGGGCTACCAGGGCTACGTGGGCTGCGAGTATAAACCACTGG GCTCCACAGAAGGAGGTCTGGGGTGGATCAAGGAGTACAGGGCTCGTGGTCCTGAACCTGGAGGATCGGGCCTGTAA
- the hyi gene encoding putative hydroxypyruvate isomerase isoform X2, producing MAPLKFCANLSWLFTELPDLSRRLQAAAAAGFQAVEAAWILDSNLQELQRVKESAGVELVLLNTPPGDLKAGDLGLGAVPGREAEFRRGLEQTVDFAKALNCKRVLEPILNVCVHLQDSPDGRKDSCRLLQSVRCPGDGGRLHSEPQIRRRRPAEGGDDRTDRAHQHKSHRPQLFPELPPPGGRDPGEGWPAQHSAADGPLSLADHGWKPDSEHAEVLTSSWSRSGGAGSRQERARQSRRTELPLPVQHAGEPGLPGLRGLRV from the exons ATGGCTCCTTTGAAGTTCTGCGCGAATTTATCGTGGCTCTTTACGGAGCTGCCGGACCTGAGCAGGCGGCTTCAGGCGGCCGCCGCCGCGGGATTCCAGGCTGTGGAGGCCGCCTGGATCCTGGACTCGAACCTGCAGGAACTGCAGAGAGTCAAAGAGTCCGCGGGCGTGGAGCTGGTGCTGCTCAACACGCCGCCAG GAGACCTGAAGGCCGGGGATCTGGGTCTGGGAGCGGTTCCCGGCAGAGAGGCGGAGTTCAGACGCGGTCTGGAGCAGACTGTGGACTTTGCTAAAGCTCTGAACTGTAAGAG AGTTCTGGAGCCGATCCTGAACGTTTGTGTCCACCTGCAGGATTCACCTGATGGCAGGAAGGATTCCTGCCGACTCCTCCAGAGCGTCCGCTGCCCGGGAGATGGAGGCCGTCTTCATTCAGAACCTCAGATACGCCGCCGACGTCCTGCAGAAG GAGGAGATGACCGGACTGATCGAGCCCATCAACACAAGAGTCACAGACCCCAATTATTTCCTGAACTCCCCCCACCAGG CGGCAGAGATCCTGGAGAAGGTTGGCCGGCCCAACATTCAGCTGCAGATG GACCTCTTTCACTGGCAGATCATGGATGGAAACCTGACTCAGAACATGCAGAAGTACTTACCTCTAGTTG GTCACGTTCAGGTGGCGCAGGTTCCCGGCAGGAACGAGCCAGACAGTCCAGGAGAACTGAACTTCCACTACCTGTTCAGCACGCTGGAGAACCTGGGCTACCAGGGCTACGTGGGCTGCGAGTATAA